One stretch of Macaca nemestrina isolate mMacNem1 chromosome 17, mMacNem.hap1, whole genome shotgun sequence DNA includes these proteins:
- the LOC105469138 gene encoding NADPH:adrenodoxin oxidoreductase, mitochondrial isoform X5, which produces MTTCKAGVMPLASQQHPQAHVDIYEKQPVPFGLVRFGVAPDHPEVKNVINTFTQTAHSGRCAFWGNVEVGRDVTVPELREAYHAVVLSYGAEDHRALEIPGEELPGVCSARAFVGWYNGLPENRELEPDLSCDTAVILGQGNVALDVARILLTPPEHLEALLLCQRTDITKAALGVLRQSRVKTVWLVGRRGPLQVAFTIKELREMIQLPGARPILDPADFLGLQDKIKEVPRPRKRLTELLLRTATEKPGPEEAARWASASRAWGLRFFRSPQQVLPSPDGRRAAGVRLAVTRLEGVGEATRAVPTGDMEDLPCGLVLSSVGYKSRPVDPSVPFDSKLGVIPNVEGRVMDVPGLYCSGWVKRGPTGVIATTMTDSFLTGQMLLQDLKAGLLPSGPRPGYAAIQALLSSRGVRPVSFSDWEKLDAEEVARGQGTGKPREKLVDPQEMLRLLGH; this is translated from the exons AATGTCATCAACACATTTACCCAGACGGCCCACTCTGGCCGCTGTGCCTTCTGGGGCAACGTGGAGGTGGGCAGGGACGTGACGGTGCCGGAGCTGCGGGAGGCCTACCATGCTGTGGTGCTG AGCTACGGGGCAGAGGACCATCGGGCCCTGGAAATTCCTGGTGAGGAACTGCCAGGTGTGTGCTCCGCCCGGGCCTTCGTGGGCTGGTACAACGGGCTTCCTGAGAACCGGGAG CTGGAGCCAGACTTGAGCTGTGACACAGCCGTGATTCTGGGGCAGGGGAACGTGGCTCTGGATGTGGCCCGCATCCTACTGACCCCACCTGAGCACCTGGAG GCCCTCCTTTTGTGCCAGAGAACGGACATCACGAAGGCAGCCCTGGGTGTACTGAGGCAGAGTCGagtgaagacagtgtggctaGTGGGCCGGCGTGGACCCCTGCAAGTGGCCTTCACCATTAAG GAGCTTCGGGAGATGATTCAGTTACCGGGAGCGCGGCCCATTTTGGATCCTGCGGATTTCTTGGGCCTCCAGGACAAGATCAAGG AGGTCCCCCGCCCAAGGAAGCGGCTGACGGAACTGCTGCTTCGAACGGCCACGGAGAAGCCAGGGCCAGAGGAGGCTGCCCGCTGGGCATCAGCCTCCCGTGCCTGGGGCCTCCGCTTTTTCCGAAGCCCCcagcaggtgctgccctcaccaGATGGGCGGCGGGCGGCAGGTGTCCGCCTGGCAGTCACTAGACTGGAG GGTGTCGGTGAGGCCACCCGTGCAGTGCCCACGGGAGACATGGAAGACCTCCCTTGTGGGCTGGTGCTCAGCAGCGTTGGGTATAAGAGCCGTCCTGTGGACCCAAGCGTGCCCTTTGACTCCAAGCTTGGGGTCATCCCCAATGTGGAGGGCCGAGTTATGGATGTGCCAG GCCTCTACTGCAGCGGCTGGGTGAAGAGAGGACCTACAGGTGTCATAGCCACAACCATGACTGACAGCTTCCTCACTGGCCAGATGTTGCTGCAGGACCTGAAGGCTGGGCTGCTCCCCTCGGGCCCCAGGCCTGGCTACGCTGCCATCCAGGCCCTGCTCAGCAGCCGAG GGGTCCGGCCAGTCTCTTTCTCAGACTGGGAGAAGCTAGATGCCGAGGAGGTGGCCCGGGGCCAGGGCACAGGGAAACCCAGGGAGAAGCTGGTGGATCCTCAAGAGATGCTACGCCTGCTGGGGCActga
- the LOC105469138 gene encoding NADPH:adrenodoxin oxidoreductase, mitochondrial isoform X6 produces MTTCKAGVMPLASQHPQAHVDIYEKQPVPFGLVRFGVAPDHPEVKNVINTFTQTAHSGRCAFWGNVEVGRDVTVPELREAYHAVVLSYGAEDHRALEIPGEELPGVCSARAFVGWYNGLPENRELEPDLSCDTAVILGQGNVALDVARILLTPPEHLEALLLCQRTDITKAALGVLRQSRVKTVWLVGRRGPLQVAFTIKELREMIQLPGARPILDPADFLGLQDKIKEVPRPRKRLTELLLRTATEKPGPEEAARWASASRAWGLRFFRSPQQVLPSPDGRRAAGVRLAVTRLEGVGEATRAVPTGDMEDLPCGLVLSSVGYKSRPVDPSVPFDSKLGVIPNVEGRVMDVPGLYCSGWVKRGPTGVIATTMTDSFLTGQMLLQDLKAGLLPSGPRPGYAAIQALLSSRGVRPVSFSDWEKLDAEEVARGQGTGKPREKLVDPQEMLRLLGH; encoded by the exons AATGTCATCAACACATTTACCCAGACGGCCCACTCTGGCCGCTGTGCCTTCTGGGGCAACGTGGAGGTGGGCAGGGACGTGACGGTGCCGGAGCTGCGGGAGGCCTACCATGCTGTGGTGCTG AGCTACGGGGCAGAGGACCATCGGGCCCTGGAAATTCCTGGTGAGGAACTGCCAGGTGTGTGCTCCGCCCGGGCCTTCGTGGGCTGGTACAACGGGCTTCCTGAGAACCGGGAG CTGGAGCCAGACTTGAGCTGTGACACAGCCGTGATTCTGGGGCAGGGGAACGTGGCTCTGGATGTGGCCCGCATCCTACTGACCCCACCTGAGCACCTGGAG GCCCTCCTTTTGTGCCAGAGAACGGACATCACGAAGGCAGCCCTGGGTGTACTGAGGCAGAGTCGagtgaagacagtgtggctaGTGGGCCGGCGTGGACCCCTGCAAGTGGCCTTCACCATTAAG GAGCTTCGGGAGATGATTCAGTTACCGGGAGCGCGGCCCATTTTGGATCCTGCGGATTTCTTGGGCCTCCAGGACAAGATCAAGG AGGTCCCCCGCCCAAGGAAGCGGCTGACGGAACTGCTGCTTCGAACGGCCACGGAGAAGCCAGGGCCAGAGGAGGCTGCCCGCTGGGCATCAGCCTCCCGTGCCTGGGGCCTCCGCTTTTTCCGAAGCCCCcagcaggtgctgccctcaccaGATGGGCGGCGGGCGGCAGGTGTCCGCCTGGCAGTCACTAGACTGGAG GGTGTCGGTGAGGCCACCCGTGCAGTGCCCACGGGAGACATGGAAGACCTCCCTTGTGGGCTGGTGCTCAGCAGCGTTGGGTATAAGAGCCGTCCTGTGGACCCAAGCGTGCCCTTTGACTCCAAGCTTGGGGTCATCCCCAATGTGGAGGGCCGAGTTATGGATGTGCCAG GCCTCTACTGCAGCGGCTGGGTGAAGAGAGGACCTACAGGTGTCATAGCCACAACCATGACTGACAGCTTCCTCACTGGCCAGATGTTGCTGCAGGACCTGAAGGCTGGGCTGCTCCCCTCGGGCCCCAGGCCTGGCTACGCTGCCATCCAGGCCCTGCTCAGCAGCCGAG GGGTCCGGCCAGTCTCTTTCTCAGACTGGGAGAAGCTAGATGCCGAGGAGGTGGCCCGGGGCCAGGGCACAGGGAAACCCAGGGAGAAGCTGGTGGATCCTCAAGAGATGCTACGCCTGCTGGGGCActga